The proteins below are encoded in one region of Saccopteryx leptura isolate mSacLep1 chromosome 1, mSacLep1_pri_phased_curated, whole genome shotgun sequence:
- the RCOR2 gene encoding REST corepressor 2 isoform X1 has translation MPSVMEKPSAGSGILSRSRAKTAPNGGQPHSEDDSSEEEHSHDSMIRVGTNYQAVIPECKPESPARYSNKELKGMLVWSPNHCVSDAKLDKYIAMAKEKHGYNIEQALGMLLWHKHDVEKSLADLANFTPFPDEWTVEDKVLFEQAFGFHGKCFQRIQQMLPDKLIPSLVKYYYSWKKTRSRTSVMDRQARRLGGRKDKEESSDELEEGRGGVSEGEPDVGDTKREPLPSRPLNARPGPGKKEAQGSQYRHHPLRTRRRPPKGMYLSPEGLTAVSGSPDLANLTLRGLDSQLISLKRQVQSMKQTNSSLRQALEGGIDPLRPPEANTKFNSRWTTDEQLLAVQAIRRYGKDFGAIAEVIGNKTLTQVKTFFVSYRRRFNLEEVLQEWEAEQDGAPGAPVPMEEARRGAPLPAPALEEDDEVQITSVSTSAPRTVPPAPPPPPPPTSLSQPPPLLRPPLPTAPTLLRQPPPLQQGRFLQPRLTPNQPPPPLIRPALAASRHSARPGPQPPPTLIGAPLEPPAPSL, from the exons ATGCCCTCGGTGATGGAGAAGCCGAGCGCGGGCTCCGGGATCCTGTCCCGCAGCCGAGCCAAGACGGCGCCCAACGGCGGACAGCCCCACTCGGAGGATGACAGCAGCGAGGAGGAGCACTCGCACG ACAGTATGATCCGCGTTGGAACCAATTACCAGGCTGTAATTCCGGAGTGCAAGCCTG AGAGCCCTGCACGCTATAGCAACAAGGAGCTGAAGGGAATGCTGGTGTGGTCGCCCAACCACTGTGTGTCAGATGCCAAGC TTGACAAGTACATTGCAATGGCCAAAGAAAAACATGGCTACAACATTGAGCAG GCACTGGGCATGCTCTTGTGGCATAAGCACGATGTGGAGAAGTCACTAGCTGACCTGGCCAACTTCACCCCATTCCCTGACGAGTGGACGGTAGAGGACAAGGTGCTGTTTGAACAGGCCTTTGGCTTCCATGGCAAGTGCTTCCAGCGGATCCAGCAGATG CTGCCTGACAAGCTGATCCCCAGCCTGGTGAAGTATTATTACTCTTGGAAGAAGACCCGCAGCAGGACCAGTGTGATGGACAGACAGGCTCGGCGGCTGGGGGGCAGAAAGGACAAAGAAGAGAG CAGTGATGAGCTTGAAGAGGGACGAGGAGGTGTGAGTGAGGGAGAGCCAGATGTTGGAGACACCAAGAGAGAG CCTCTGCCCTCTCGGCCCCTGAATGCCCGCCCAGGTCCCGGGAAGAAGGAGGCCCAGGGGTCTCAGTATCGCCACCACCCACTGAGAACCCGGCGGCGCCCACCCAAGGGCATGTACCTGAGCCCAGAGGGTCTTACTGCTGTGTCAGGAAGCCCGGACCTTGCCAACCTCACGCTTCGAGGCCTTGACTCCCAGCTCATCTCCCTCAAGCGCCAG GTGCAAAGCATGAAGCAGACCAATAGCAGCCTCCGCCAAGCCCTGGAAGGTGGCATCGATCCGCTCCGTCCCCCTGAG GCCAACACCAAGTTCAATTCCCGCTGGACCACGGATGAGCAGCTTCTGGCGGTACAAG CCATCCGTAGGTATGGCAAAGACTTTGGGGCTATTGCAGAGGTGATTGGGAACAAGACTCTGACCCAGGTGAAGACCTTCTTTGTGAGCTACCGGCGCCGTTTCAATCTGGAggaggtgcttcaggaatgggaaGCCGAGCAGGATGGGGCTCCTGGGGCCCCTGTCCccatggaggaggctaggagaggGGCTCCCTTGCCAGCCCCAGCCCTAGAGGAAGATGATGAG gtCCAGATTACTTCTGTCTCAACATCTGCGCCTCGAACAGTGCCCCCTGCACCGCCCCCGCCTCCACCTCCCACCTCGCTGTCTCAGCCGCCCCCACTGCTGAGGCCACCTTTGCCCACGGCTCCTACCCTGCTGCGCCAGCCACCCCCCCTACAGCAGGGCCGCTTCCTCCAGCCCCGGCTGACACCCAACCAGCCCCCACCGCCTCTGATCCGCCCTGCCCTAGCTGCCTCCCGCCACAGTGCCCGCCCCGGTCCTCAGCCCCCACCCACTCTGATTGGAGCCCCCCTGGAGCCTCCAGCACCCTCACTCTGA
- the RCOR2 gene encoding REST corepressor 2 isoform X3 encodes MPSVMEKPSAGSGILSRSRAKTAPNGGQPHSEDDSSEEEHSHDSMIRVGTNYQAVIPECKPESPARYSNKELKGMLVWSPNHCVSDAKLDKYIAMAKEKHGYNIEQALGMLLWHKHDVEKSLADLANFTPFPDEWTVEDKVLFEQAFGFHGKCFQRIQQMLPDKLIPSLVKYYYSWKKTRSRTSVMDRQARRLGGRKDKEESSDELEEGRGGVSEGEPDVGDTKREVQSMKQTNSSLRQALEGGIDPLRPPEANTKFNSRWTTDEQLLAVQAIRRYGKDFGAIAEVIGNKTLTQVKTFFVSYRRRFNLEEVLQEWEAEQDGAPGAPVPMEEARRGAPLPAPALEEDDEVQITSVSTSAPRTVPPAPPPPPPPTSLSQPPPLLRPPLPTAPTLLRQPPPLQQGRFLQPRLTPNQPPPPLIRPALAASRHSARPGPQPPPTLIGAPLEPPAPSL; translated from the exons ATGCCCTCGGTGATGGAGAAGCCGAGCGCGGGCTCCGGGATCCTGTCCCGCAGCCGAGCCAAGACGGCGCCCAACGGCGGACAGCCCCACTCGGAGGATGACAGCAGCGAGGAGGAGCACTCGCACG ACAGTATGATCCGCGTTGGAACCAATTACCAGGCTGTAATTCCGGAGTGCAAGCCTG AGAGCCCTGCACGCTATAGCAACAAGGAGCTGAAGGGAATGCTGGTGTGGTCGCCCAACCACTGTGTGTCAGATGCCAAGC TTGACAAGTACATTGCAATGGCCAAAGAAAAACATGGCTACAACATTGAGCAG GCACTGGGCATGCTCTTGTGGCATAAGCACGATGTGGAGAAGTCACTAGCTGACCTGGCCAACTTCACCCCATTCCCTGACGAGTGGACGGTAGAGGACAAGGTGCTGTTTGAACAGGCCTTTGGCTTCCATGGCAAGTGCTTCCAGCGGATCCAGCAGATG CTGCCTGACAAGCTGATCCCCAGCCTGGTGAAGTATTATTACTCTTGGAAGAAGACCCGCAGCAGGACCAGTGTGATGGACAGACAGGCTCGGCGGCTGGGGGGCAGAAAGGACAAAGAAGAGAG CAGTGATGAGCTTGAAGAGGGACGAGGAGGTGTGAGTGAGGGAGAGCCAGATGTTGGAGACACCAAGAGAGAG GTGCAAAGCATGAAGCAGACCAATAGCAGCCTCCGCCAAGCCCTGGAAGGTGGCATCGATCCGCTCCGTCCCCCTGAG GCCAACACCAAGTTCAATTCCCGCTGGACCACGGATGAGCAGCTTCTGGCGGTACAAG CCATCCGTAGGTATGGCAAAGACTTTGGGGCTATTGCAGAGGTGATTGGGAACAAGACTCTGACCCAGGTGAAGACCTTCTTTGTGAGCTACCGGCGCCGTTTCAATCTGGAggaggtgcttcaggaatgggaaGCCGAGCAGGATGGGGCTCCTGGGGCCCCTGTCCccatggaggaggctaggagaggGGCTCCCTTGCCAGCCCCAGCCCTAGAGGAAGATGATGAG gtCCAGATTACTTCTGTCTCAACATCTGCGCCTCGAACAGTGCCCCCTGCACCGCCCCCGCCTCCACCTCCCACCTCGCTGTCTCAGCCGCCCCCACTGCTGAGGCCACCTTTGCCCACGGCTCCTACCCTGCTGCGCCAGCCACCCCCCCTACAGCAGGGCCGCTTCCTCCAGCCCCGGCTGACACCCAACCAGCCCCCACCGCCTCTGATCCGCCCTGCCCTAGCTGCCTCCCGCCACAGTGCCCGCCCCGGTCCTCAGCCCCCACCCACTCTGATTGGAGCCCCCCTGGAGCCTCCAGCACCCTCACTCTGA
- the RCOR2 gene encoding REST corepressor 2 isoform X2, with product MPSVMEKPSAGSGILSRSRAKTAPNGGQPHSEDDSSEEEHSHDSMIRVGTNYQAVIPECKPESPARYSNKELKGMLVWSPNHCVSDAKLDKYIAMAKEKHGYNIEQALGMLLWHKHDVEKSLADLANFTPFPDEWTVEDKVLFEQAFGFHGKCFQRIQQMLPDKLIPSLVKYYYSWKKTRSRTSVMDRQARRLGGRKDKEESDELEEGRGGVSEGEPDVGDTKREPLPSRPLNARPGPGKKEAQGSQYRHHPLRTRRRPPKGMYLSPEGLTAVSGSPDLANLTLRGLDSQLISLKRQVQSMKQTNSSLRQALEGGIDPLRPPEANTKFNSRWTTDEQLLAVQAIRRYGKDFGAIAEVIGNKTLTQVKTFFVSYRRRFNLEEVLQEWEAEQDGAPGAPVPMEEARRGAPLPAPALEEDDEVQITSVSTSAPRTVPPAPPPPPPPTSLSQPPPLLRPPLPTAPTLLRQPPPLQQGRFLQPRLTPNQPPPPLIRPALAASRHSARPGPQPPPTLIGAPLEPPAPSL from the exons ATGCCCTCGGTGATGGAGAAGCCGAGCGCGGGCTCCGGGATCCTGTCCCGCAGCCGAGCCAAGACGGCGCCCAACGGCGGACAGCCCCACTCGGAGGATGACAGCAGCGAGGAGGAGCACTCGCACG ACAGTATGATCCGCGTTGGAACCAATTACCAGGCTGTAATTCCGGAGTGCAAGCCTG AGAGCCCTGCACGCTATAGCAACAAGGAGCTGAAGGGAATGCTGGTGTGGTCGCCCAACCACTGTGTGTCAGATGCCAAGC TTGACAAGTACATTGCAATGGCCAAAGAAAAACATGGCTACAACATTGAGCAG GCACTGGGCATGCTCTTGTGGCATAAGCACGATGTGGAGAAGTCACTAGCTGACCTGGCCAACTTCACCCCATTCCCTGACGAGTGGACGGTAGAGGACAAGGTGCTGTTTGAACAGGCCTTTGGCTTCCATGGCAAGTGCTTCCAGCGGATCCAGCAGATG CTGCCTGACAAGCTGATCCCCAGCCTGGTGAAGTATTATTACTCTTGGAAGAAGACCCGCAGCAGGACCAGTGTGATGGACAGACAGGCTCGGCGGCTGGGGGGCAGAAAGGACAAAGAAGAGAG TGATGAGCTTGAAGAGGGACGAGGAGGTGTGAGTGAGGGAGAGCCAGATGTTGGAGACACCAAGAGAGAG CCTCTGCCCTCTCGGCCCCTGAATGCCCGCCCAGGTCCCGGGAAGAAGGAGGCCCAGGGGTCTCAGTATCGCCACCACCCACTGAGAACCCGGCGGCGCCCACCCAAGGGCATGTACCTGAGCCCAGAGGGTCTTACTGCTGTGTCAGGAAGCCCGGACCTTGCCAACCTCACGCTTCGAGGCCTTGACTCCCAGCTCATCTCCCTCAAGCGCCAG GTGCAAAGCATGAAGCAGACCAATAGCAGCCTCCGCCAAGCCCTGGAAGGTGGCATCGATCCGCTCCGTCCCCCTGAG GCCAACACCAAGTTCAATTCCCGCTGGACCACGGATGAGCAGCTTCTGGCGGTACAAG CCATCCGTAGGTATGGCAAAGACTTTGGGGCTATTGCAGAGGTGATTGGGAACAAGACTCTGACCCAGGTGAAGACCTTCTTTGTGAGCTACCGGCGCCGTTTCAATCTGGAggaggtgcttcaggaatgggaaGCCGAGCAGGATGGGGCTCCTGGGGCCCCTGTCCccatggaggaggctaggagaggGGCTCCCTTGCCAGCCCCAGCCCTAGAGGAAGATGATGAG gtCCAGATTACTTCTGTCTCAACATCTGCGCCTCGAACAGTGCCCCCTGCACCGCCCCCGCCTCCACCTCCCACCTCGCTGTCTCAGCCGCCCCCACTGCTGAGGCCACCTTTGCCCACGGCTCCTACCCTGCTGCGCCAGCCACCCCCCCTACAGCAGGGCCGCTTCCTCCAGCCCCGGCTGACACCCAACCAGCCCCCACCGCCTCTGATCCGCCCTGCCCTAGCTGCCTCCCGCCACAGTGCCCGCCCCGGTCCTCAGCCCCCACCCACTCTGATTGGAGCCCCCCTGGAGCCTCCAGCACCCTCACTCTGA